The window GTTCAGACATGTCAGGCGGACAGGGAGGCTTTGACCTCTACTATGTGAGCTATGACGAAGATCTGAACTTTGGAACCCCAACCAACTTGGGTTCAGAAATCAACACGGGCAAAAACGAAAGCCATCCGTATAGAGTAGGCGACAAGCTTTACTTTTCGAGCAACGGCCATCCCGGCTTGGGCGGCTTGGATGTGTTCAAGGCAGACTACAGCGAATCACAGATCGGTAATGTGACCAACATGGGCGCCCCGATCAACTCGAACAGAGACGACTTTGCCTACAGCATAACAGAAGAAGGAAAGAGATACCTGTCAAGCGACAGAACAGGAGGTCAGGGATTAGATGATATTTATAGCATAGAAGCGCTGAACAAGAAGCTGATTGCAAGAGTGAAGGACTGTGATGACAATATGATCACAGAAAGCTTTACGGCAATCCTTACAGAGAAAGACAATAGGGGAACCATCGAAACAACAAGAGGAGCAGATGGATCACTGAACGCAGACCTAAACCCGGAGAGTAACTTTGAGTTGAAGATCAGCAAGAAAGGCTACTTCAGCATCTATGACAATACACTGAGCACAGTAGGACTAGAAGCAGAAACATTAGAGAGAGAATACAGACTGGCGAAGATCCCGTATCAGATGCCGGTGTATGTTGATATTGTGTATTATGATCTGGATAAATCAGTAATCAGAACAGACGCAGAGCCGACGCTAGACAAACTAGGAGAGTTGATGCAGAAGTATAGCTTCCTAGACTTACGCGTAGCCTCACATACCGATGCAAGAGCGAGCGATGAATACAACGAAGCCTTGAGTCAGCGCAGAGCAGATGCAGTATTGGAGTTCCTGAACAAGTACAACATCGGCAAAGAAAGAGTGAGAGCAGAGTGGTTTGGTGAAGAGAAGCTGACCAACGACTGTGGGGATGGTGTACCATGCCCAGAGCCTGATCATCAGCTGAACAGAAGATCGGAGTTGGTCTTGGAAGCCTTCCCTGACCCTGACAAAGACTACGAGTTGCCGAAGGAATTGTTGGACAAAGATATCTGTGACGAGTTGGGCATCTTTGAAGAATTGCAGAGAGAGTTGAACGCAGTGCCGATAGTGTACTTCGACTTTGACAAGAGCAACATCAGACCGGTTCACAAGAAAGAGTTGGAGAGAACAGCGATCATGATGAAGCGGATGAAGAACCTGAATCTGTACATTGCAGGCCATACAGATCAGCGAGGCAGTGAGGAGTACAACAAATCCTTGTCAGAGCGCAGATCGGCAGTAGTGATGGAATACTTGGTGAATAGAGGCGTGGAAGCAGCAAGGATGCAACACGAATGGTTTGGCAAGACCCAACCTATCCACGACTGCGGAACATGCAGCGAAGCTCAACACCAAGAGAACAGAAGGACAGAGTTGAAGCTGAGGAAGTAGAGAGTACAAAGTACAAGCACGAAGTATCAAGCATCGGGTAAAAAGAAGAAAACAATAGAGTAATAAAACAATAAAAATATTAAAGCAACATACAGGTGAAGCAATCACCCCGGAAGCTTAAGATCCCTAACCTGTAGATTTATTAAAAAACCACCTGCTTCGGGTGGTTTTTTTTATGAATTCTTCTAAATAAAGGAAAGCTGTGAATTTCACAGCTTTCCTTTATTTCTCAGCTACAAGGTTATCAGTAGGATAGCTTAATGGAATATTAGCAAGTAATTGTAGTTTATCCATTTTAACCTGATCAAATGCCATTCTATTGGCAGGAAGAATAGGGTCGGATGGTGGAATTTTTTCCTTAAGCCAATCTACTTGTTTTCCATTTTTCCAGAATCTAAAGCATAAATGTGGACCAGTAGCTAATCCGGTACTTCCAACGTACCCGATGACTTGACCTTGTTTTACTCTCGATCCAGGTTTCATCCCTGAAGCGATTTTGGACATGTGAAGATATTGGGTGGTATATGTACCATTATGTTTGATTTTCACATAATTGCCATTCGCACTTGTATATCTAGCCTCAACCACTGTGCCTTCACCAACTGTCCTGATTTCAGTTCCAGTTGGTGCAGCATAATCAGTTCCTAAATGTGGTTTGTATCTTTTTTGTACTGGGTGATATCTATTGAGGTTATATCTTGAGCTGATTCTTGTGTATTTCAGCGGGTCTCTCAAAAATGCTTTTTTGAAACTGTTGCCTTCCTGATCAAAAAAGCTCAATTCTCCATTTTGCTCAAAAGGTATCGCATGATAAGGTTCTCCCATATGTTCAAAATAAGCAGCTTCTATGTCAGTAATTCCAACCACCTGATCATCTACCACTTTTTCTTTGTAGACAACTTTGAATTTATCTCCTTTTTGAAGTCTTTGAAAATCCACTACCCAACCATACATATCAGCAAACTGATCTATTAAATCAGGAGTAATACCTAATTGTGTCATGTTTACGTAAAGACTACTTGAAATTTCACCACCGATTTCTACATTTCTTAATTCTACAGGCTTTGCTTCCTTGTAAACGGAAACCTCATCTAATTTGAAAACCACATATTCCGAAGGATTGGGCTCGTAAATGAAAAATTGAGCTTCTGAGGAATCGCGTCCAGTCAGGACAGTAAATTTTTTATTGAATGCGATTTTTCTTACATCAAAAATATCTTTAGACTTTTTCGCAATTTCATCGATGATTTGATAAGAAACATTAAAAGGAGCCAAGATCGTTGAAAGCGTTTGATTCTTTCCTACCACACCTTCTACTACATCTAGTTCATTGATATTGATTCCATAAAGTAATAGATCTTGCTCCATTTCTTCTTTGAAATCCTCAACTACAACTATTTCTTCTTGATTTTTGGGGTTAAGCTGATCCCAGCTAAAATATAAACCTCCTCCCAGTACAATAGCTATTAAGCCTGCACTTATCCATTTTTTCTGCATGATTTTTTGTCTTACTTGGGTTCTTAACTCTTCAAAGAAATTTAAATTCTAGTCAAATTCCTAATCTTTACCGATCAGTTTTGATCTGTTTTTGTACAAAGCATAAAACTTGCAAACATTTGCATTTTTTCAGATTTGAAACGCAAGGCAAAGATTTTAATTATCTAGTGACAAGATTTTTATTTATTTTCCTCTCAAAAGGCAAATATTTTATCGAAATAAAGCCTTTATTTCGATTCCTTTGCACGGATTTAGCATACTCCTAAAGTTTGTCTATCTTTGTCCACTTTAATTAAAATCATTGTTTATCATGCTTAGATCTCATACTTGTGGAGAGTTACGTCTCACCGATGTCAATATAGAAGTTACCTTAGCTGGCTGGGTTCAGCGCGTCAGAAATAAAGGCGGATTGATTTGGGTCGATCTTCGAGATCGTTATGGAGTTACGCAATTGATTTTTGAAGAAGGCTCTACAGACAAAGCCCTTTTAGATAAGGCAGCATCACTTGGTCGCGAATTTGTTATTCAGGCAAGTGGAAAAGTGATCGAAAGAACCTCAAAAAATGATAAAATTCCAACAGGTGCTATTGAAATTAAAGTGGAATCTTTAGAAGTGCTTAATGCAGCGAAAGTGCCTCCATTTATCATAGAAGACGAGACAGATGGTGGGGACGAATTGAGGATGAAATACAGATACTTGGATCTCAGAAGAAATATCGTCCGCGAAAAACTTCAACTCAGACATCGCATGATGCAAGAGACAAGGAAATACATGGATGCTCAAAACTTCATTGAAGTCGAGACTCCAGTTTTGATCAAGTCTACACCTGAGGGGGCTAGGGATTTTGTTGTTCCCTCTAGGGTCAATCCAGGAGAATTCTATGCTTTGCCGCAATCGCCACAAACTTTTAAGCAATTGCTTATGGTGAGTGGATTTGATAGGTATTTTCAGATTGTCAAATGCTTCAGAGATGAAGACCTTCGAGCAGATAGACAGCCTGAGTTTACGCAAATTGACTGCGAAATGTCATTTGTTACACAAGAAGATATTCTCAATACTTTTGAAGGCTTAGTAAAACATTTATTCACCAATGTTAAAGAAGTACAGCTGGGTGAGGTAGAAAGAATGACTTTTGCTGATGCGATGAAATATTATGGCAATGACAAACCTGATTTAAGGTTTGATATGAAATTTGCAGAATTGAATGATGTGGCTCAAGGCAAAGGGTTTTCAATCTTTGATCAAGCCGAATTGGTAGTGGGAATTTGTGCTACTGGAGCAGGAGAATACACAAGAAAGCAAATTGATGCGTTGACCGAATGGGTGAAAAGGCCACAGATTGGCGCCAAAGGTTTGGTCTATGTCAAATGTAATGAAGATGGTACTTACAAATCTTCTGTCGATAAGTTCTACAATCAAGAGGATTTAAAGGCTTGGGCGGAAAAATCCAATGCAAAAGCCGGTGATTTGATATTGGTATTGTCTGGAGATGCAAAATCTACCAGAAAACAAATGTCAGAGCTTCGTCTGAAAATGGGTGAGGACTTAGGATTAAGAGACAGAAATGTATTCAAGCCACTTTGGGTGGTGGACTTTCCGCTTTTGGAATGGGATGAAGAAACCAATAGGTTTCATGCAATGCATCATCCATTTACATCTCCGAAAATTGAAGATATCCCGTTATTGGAAACAAACCCTGGAGTAGTTCGTGCCAATGCTTATGATTTGGTTATCAATGGAGTAGAAATTGGTGGTGGATCTATCCGAATTCATGACAGACCAACACAACAGTTGATGTTCAAGCATCTTGGATTTACGGAAGAGGAAGCGCAAAAGCAATTTGGTTTCTTAATGGAAGCATTTGAGTACGGTGCACCACCACATGGAGGAATCGCCTTTGGTTTCGATCGATTCTGTGCAATTTTTGGAGGATCTGACTCGATAAGAGATTATATTGCCTTCCCCAAAAATAACTCTGGAAGAGATGTGATGATTGATTCTCCCAGTACAATTGCTGAAGAGCAGTTGAAAGAATTGTCAATTCAGGTAGCTTTAAAGTAGGATTGATTACAAAACTCCTTTTAAGTGTCAGCTTTAACCTAAACCTGTCAGATTTTTAAAATCTGACAGGTTTTTTTATGAGTTGGTTTAGTTTTCACTTATTATCAGTTGCTATTTAAAAATTGTATAAAGTTCATTACAAAAAGCACAGATAACTAATCGACTGATAACTCATAGAGATTGCTAACGAAATTTTAAGTACTGTCGTTATTGTGGATAATTATCTTATTTTTTTACTGAATTTCAATACCAATAAGACTATTTGAAGTGCCTAAATCATCGCCTTTAAAAATTAACATTCTATTTCCCTCCAAAGCAATCACCTCGTAAGATTCTTTGCCTTCATATTTTTTTTCTTTAAAACTATCATTTCTATTTCTGATGTCTATAAAGATTTTCCCATTTTCTTCTCTCAAGGGAGCATCAAGATTAAAGTCGATAAGGTCATTGAGAAGAGTAACATTCATCTTCCAAAAATTTCTTGAGTAAGATTTTTCTATTTTCAGAATAAGTTTTTTACCCTCAATAGCTTTACTCACTTCATTCAAGCTAAGATTTTTTTGCTTATAGAGTCTTGCAGAATACACAGCAGATTTAGAAAAAACACTATTTTCTATGTTGCGGTAATCAATATAGAGATGACTTGCACCTTTTAGGGAGGCTTCAGTTTTTAATTTTTGTAATGCTCTATGGTTGATCGTATTTATAGGTGAAAAAGAAAATATTCCTTTAGCTTTAGAAAATATTAGCTCACCTTTTCTAAGGTCTTTTGCATCTTCTATTTGGTCTAAAATTATGATTTCGTTCGGAGGTGTAAATCCAGCTAGATCCCAATTATTTGATTGAGCTGATGAGAAATGACTGAGAAGTGATAAAAGCGCCAAAAAAAGGATTGATTTTTTCATATTTTTTCTTGTTTTTGAATAATTACGCCAAAGCAAATTAAATGTTTGGTTTTAGTTCAAAGTTAATTGATAAAATGTGCTCTAACCCCCATCACAATCAATAATTGTGCAAGCAGGTAAGTACCCATGACCATCACACCTGATTCTGGAAACTGCTGAAAGAACATATTCAAAGCTAAAATCCCATCAGAAATCATAAATACAAACGCTCCGATAAACACCTGCCAAAAGCTGGAAGAGTTGGTTTTCTTGAAGCGTTCTCTTGCAGTAGTGACCATGGTCACAATCACAAGGATATAGATTACTACAGGTATTTTTAATGCTCCTAAATTAGCTTGTATCAAGTAGTACATAATAGCTGCCGGAATGTAAATAGGCAGGTTGTAGAAAAACAGTTTAATAAAATTGACCTGGCCAATCTCAAAAGGCTTTTCTTGACTGAGTTTAAAACTGATGATAAAACATATATGTGCCATTAGAAATGCACCAAGCCCATATAAAAATAATTGTGGATACAGTAGGAGAATATCGCCAAGCCATGAAAAAGCTAAGGCCGCAATCATGGCTTTCCTTAGAATTGTTCCTTTTAAGTCCTTGCTTATCTGATAAAAATAAATAGCAAGTGGGAGAATAATAAAGGGTTTGGTATAGATTCTTAGCTCAGCATTCTGTTCCGCTGTTAGAACAAGATCGATGATTCCAACAATCAAAAAAACATAGAGCCAAAGGATATTTTTATTTTTCATGAATAATAAAATTTAACATTTAAATATATACAGAAAATCGATTTCTACCTTCTCTTTTTTTCTAAAGCCTTCTTGTTAACATTGTGATAAAACAAACTTAACATTAAATAAGGCAAACAAACTTAATTTCAAAATAAATGGGATTTAAAGGGGTTTAAACCGTTTGAAAATTGAAAAAACAAGCAAAAAGAAAATTTCCTTCTTTTTTCAATGTTAAGAAATTGTTAAGTAGTATTGTGAATAAATGTTAAAACTTAACAATTACAAAAAAAAATACTTGTCTAAGTCCTATACATTTGTACTCGGAAAAAATAAGTAAATCCTAAAACTGTAATTCTAAAATTTTCCACAAAAAAACAAAAATTATGAGGCAATCATTACTTAAAAGTTTATTTGCGTTTGCAATGCTTGTATTCACTACAGGAATTGCATTTTCGCAAGGTGTGACCACTGCTAGTTTTCAGGGGTCGGTAAGAGATAATGCTGGAGAAACCCTTCCGGGAGCCAACATTGTTGCAGTTCATACACCTTCAGGAACAAGATATG is drawn from Belliella baltica DSM 15883 and contains these coding sequences:
- a CDS encoding lysoplasmalogenase, producing MKNKNILWLYVFLIVGIIDLVLTAEQNAELRIYTKPFIILPLAIYFYQISKDLKGTILRKAMIAALAFSWLGDILLLYPQLFLYGLGAFLMAHICFIISFKLSQEKPFEIGQVNFIKLFFYNLPIYIPAAIMYYLIQANLGALKIPVVIYILVIVTMVTTARERFKKTNSSSFWQVFIGAFVFMISDGILALNMFFQQFPESGVMVMGTYLLAQLLIVMGVRAHFIN
- a CDS encoding peptidoglycan DD-metalloendopeptidase family protein, with amino-acid sequence MQKKWISAGLIAIVLGGGLYFSWDQLNPKNQEEIVVVEDFKEEMEQDLLLYGININELDVVEGVVGKNQTLSTILAPFNVSYQIIDEIAKKSKDIFDVRKIAFNKKFTVLTGRDSSEAQFFIYEPNPSEYVVFKLDEVSVYKEAKPVELRNVEIGGEISSSLYVNMTQLGITPDLIDQFADMYGWVVDFQRLQKGDKFKVVYKEKVVDDQVVGITDIEAAYFEHMGEPYHAIPFEQNGELSFFDQEGNSFKKAFLRDPLKYTRISSRYNLNRYHPVQKRYKPHLGTDYAAPTGTEIRTVGEGTVVEARYTSANGNYVKIKHNGTYTTQYLHMSKIASGMKPGSRVKQGQVIGYVGSTGLATGPHLCFRFWKNGKQVDWLKEKIPPSDPILPANRMAFDQVKMDKLQLLANIPLSYPTDNLVAEK
- a CDS encoding OmpA family protein, coding for MKNLFTTILIGFLLFLGTGLRELHAQSALLRYADKQYSLDNYQHAAEVYEQAYAKKEKHQTARQIAQSYDKIRDYEKANEWWAKVVKFEEADREDYYEYLLSSYLVNSGEVEMEALLEGSDFTADDFPEIDAQKMKTLYSERANLKLVPVAGVNSSGSDMGMSVDRNKNMYFASDRGAVTPTEKPAIRLDLNNIYSEEKYDFNDREFFRIIRKDTSGNLTELNTGNEEVLHFSDPSFMHEKGLMFYTVTRRITKAKKTPEFAVGTEIYYSKIDESGMMSEHQAMPFNAATKYGVMHPFVDEEAKRIYFSSDMSGGQGGFDLYYVSYDEDLNFGTPTNLGSEINTGKNESHPYRVGDKLYFSSNGHPGLGGLDVFKADYSESQIGNVTNMGAPINSNRDDFAYSITEEGKRYLSSDRTGGQGLDDIYSIEALNKKLIARVKDCDDNMITESFTAILTEKDNRGTIETTRGADGSLNADLNPESNFELKISKKGYFSIYDNTLSTVGLEAETLEREYRLAKIPYQMPVYVDIVYYDLDKSVIRTDAEPTLDKLGELMQKYSFLDLRVASHTDARASDEYNEALSQRRADAVLEFLNKYNIGKERVRAEWFGEEKLTNDCGDGVPCPEPDHQLNRRSELVLEAFPDPDKDYELPKELLDKDICDELGIFEELQRELNAVPIVYFDFDKSNIRPVHKKELERTAIMMKRMKNLNLYIAGHTDQRGSEEYNKSLSERRSAVVMEYLVNRGVEAARMQHEWFGKTQPIHDCGTCSEAQHQENRRTELKLRK
- the aspS gene encoding aspartate--tRNA ligase produces the protein MLRSHTCGELRLTDVNIEVTLAGWVQRVRNKGGLIWVDLRDRYGVTQLIFEEGSTDKALLDKAASLGREFVIQASGKVIERTSKNDKIPTGAIEIKVESLEVLNAAKVPPFIIEDETDGGDELRMKYRYLDLRRNIVREKLQLRHRMMQETRKYMDAQNFIEVETPVLIKSTPEGARDFVVPSRVNPGEFYALPQSPQTFKQLLMVSGFDRYFQIVKCFRDEDLRADRQPEFTQIDCEMSFVTQEDILNTFEGLVKHLFTNVKEVQLGEVERMTFADAMKYYGNDKPDLRFDMKFAELNDVAQGKGFSIFDQAELVVGICATGAGEYTRKQIDALTEWVKRPQIGAKGLVYVKCNEDGTYKSSVDKFYNQEDLKAWAEKSNAKAGDLILVLSGDAKSTRKQMSELRLKMGEDLGLRDRNVFKPLWVVDFPLLEWDEETNRFHAMHHPFTSPKIEDIPLLETNPGVVRANAYDLVINGVEIGGGSIRIHDRPTQQLMFKHLGFTEEEAQKQFGFLMEAFEYGAPPHGGIAFGFDRFCAIFGGSDSIRDYIAFPKNNSGRDVMIDSPSTIAEEQLKELSIQVALK